Genomic DNA from Channa argus isolate prfri chromosome 10, Channa argus male v1.0, whole genome shotgun sequence:
TCAGCAAAGACTGGATGGCATAATTTGTCGCCTGCTGTTTGGAGACTCTTTAGGACTGTGACAAACTCTAATCTGTTGTTAAGCCTCTACTCAGAGCAAGAGGATATCAGTATTGCTCCTTAGCGGTTACCAGTGTGCCTGATAAAAGTATTCTATTTGACCAATGTTTGACAAGATAAAACGTCCCTCTCAGCCAGCGCTCAAGGATTAATGTCCTAACCCAAAAATTAACCAGGGTCCAATGCAGAGCTAAAGTGCATCAGGCTGGAAGCACAGTGCTGATAGAAAGCACAACATAATTAGGACTTCAAACAGGGATGCAGCACTGAGCTCCCTATGACTAAAGGGAAATCAGCAGGTTGGACTTTGGTTATGTTCTGCTCAAATGAAATAGatggagaaaataaattacTCAAACCAGACAAAAATGAGACCCTGAAAACCTCTTTGTATTCAATCCAAGGCTGCATTCAATAAGTCAGCTTTCTATTCTTAATGTGGTGGAGGCGCTGTGTAATATTTGTTGCTCTCTGGAAACCTAATATGAAGCCAATATTacttgtgtatgtttttgtaaatcACAAGAAAACAGCAAATTGACTGTCTATAGTGTCTCGGTTGTTATTTCTACAGGAAACAGGATGCTGCCGGAGACATGGAGGGCAAATGATCAAAAGGTTTTAGAAAGTACTTTGAGAACTATCTTGAGTTGTTGCATGTTTTGAAGTTTAGACAGAAGCAAAGTAATTAGAAAAGAGTCACTGAGGAAAGCAACTTTTGAGAACGAGggaaacatttagaaatgcaGTAATAACCTCACAGGTATGAATCCCAGCACCACTCTaccattttaacttttaacttatTTGCTGCTTACTTGTTTGAGCTGATGTCTGTGATCTGAACTTTTTTACTTGTGCAAGGCCGGTGATGCTTGTCAGCttgtaaaaacatattcagGAATGGCCTTGTTTTCTTCAGAGCTAGATTATTGAAAGAATGACAGGAGGTCTGACATCACAGCTAATATCAACCACCAGTTTCTTCCCTGCTCCCTGTTAAACCACAACCTCTTGCATCTTTTGTATTTCTACACTTGGTAAATAAAGAATCAAATGACATGTAATAGTGGATGATTTGGAACTGAGATAGGATATGGTTTTGATGGAGCATACACTGGATTGGTGTTTGCTGTAATGGTATTTTGACTTACTGGCAACCCTCAATAAACTACTGAAAACACGGATTTCTGGCATGCACACTATAAAATATTCAACTTTATAATAATACCTAATAATAGGACTTTATCATACAAGTTCCTCCTAGGTTCATAAATCAACATGTGCAACAGGTTGAaccttgtttgtttaatttttacacaaatagaaatgtaaaaatgggaCTTGGAGGGAGTTATGTGCTAGGTCAGTCAGCTTCCAGCCAGATAACAGTCAGAGTAAGAGCTGTAATGGTGTCTGGTGGTGCCCTCAGCAAAAGATCCCAatcaaaactcttcagctcagtggttcATGATGATGAAAGGAGCGCgcaaactctgcatgctcagcagcctcactcctaATATTCACCACACTGTTGAAGACAAAActctttataataaaaaaactgctcatgaaagggaaacatttcttctcatgcATTAATGTTTCATCCTTGTCTTAGAGGTTTTCCATGCTATGTATCTCACTCGTAAGTTGCTTTGAATGAAAGCATCAAATGactcaatgtaaatgtaaatgttttacctttcagtTTGGGATTTAAAACTAAGCTCAAGCTCTGAACTTACAGCAGCAAAAAGGTTTGATGTTGAAACCAAACCTCTCATGTGAAGCCCTCTGGGAGAAACTCGTGTGTAcgtatatttttcaaaatgctaAACTATTTCTTTATGTGGATACATGACATTCTCAATATTAAGATCTTTCGGGTTCACAACATAACTAACATGATAACaagtaatttttcattttattgcagCTTAATCCATCTATTCCataaaaaggaggagaaagtacagacacacacagacacctggTAATTCATTAGTAAAGCTGGATGAACATTTTATGCAGAGCAAATAGAGGAACAAATGGCACTGTGCATTGGTTCTTGTAGTCATTACTGTCATTATTATTCCAGATTCTGGCCATCTGTAATTACCCACTTCACTTCTCTACACACTCCATtctctgtgattttttttagtttgaagaTAATGTAATCACCGAATGAACCAAACTGCAGAGCTTTTGAATCACAGGCAGGGATGAGAAGGAAGGCTTTGAAGTCATATTGGTAATATTGATGCAGTGAGACAATTTTGACGATTACcagaaatttcatttttttacttttattttgcatcagAAAGGTGAAATGCCTAAAACTTCACTTACATTTCCCAGACATTTGATCAGTTGAGACAGTACAGAGAGCAGGAAAGAAATCTCCAATTATTGACACTACACATATTAATCTTTTGACtgagtgaaaagaaaattgtgtttttttttttagtaatagATATGTGGAGGAAAAAAGAGTCACTAACAGTTTCAAAggggttttgttttctgtgataaGAAAAGTAAAGGCTGCTTAACAACACTTGATAGAACACATTTGCCCCGTTGACATGCAAAAGCTACTATGTTAGACATGTAAGCAAACTTGCTGTGAATAAAAAGCTGGAGTCCACCACTTACACCACTTCCcctatatttttataaaacccTCAGATTTGAACTTGTCAGTGTTCAATATGTTGCCATGGTAAAACTCTACGCATTGTATTTCCTGAGCAAGTCATTTTGCCAGTGCCTCTTGCGATCTGGAAACACCCTGGGCATGCGGATTTTTTTGAAGTCATCAATGCATTTCTTCAGATCTTCCTCCAAcatcttcctctcctcttcatcatcatctacCCCAGCTGGGGGGCCACCGTTCTCCCTTATGGTGGGCCGTGGCAGCGTCTTTATGTTTAGTGTGTTTGGACGCTGGGGGCTCTCAGCGGGAGGTGgcgatggaggaggaggaggactagAGGCAGAGGAAGGTTCAGACGATGGCAGAGGTTGAGGCAGGACTGGAGGTGACATGGGTGGGAGGCCAGGGCTGTCTGTTGCGGGAGGAGATGGTGGAGGTGGAAGAGGGGGTGTTTGAAGAGGTGAGGAGTGGAGAGGCAGCCGGTTTTGTAGGTCTAGCGTTGAATTGCTACTGGTTTCTGGAAGG
This window encodes:
- the LOC137134535 gene encoding formin-like protein 2; amino-acid sequence: MKLVTEGLGTFGLKRRNRWHRWLQGVKEAKIDFMVLRQVDFGLWEPGSSSRCLEKEKIKRKHMEQVKEEDSGLSVISSAPVHGSAALTEVVKSTAAHTASTQLEPSSTGRTHSLPETSSNSTLDLQNRLPLHSSPLQTPPLPPPPSPPATDSPGLPPMSPPVLPQPLPSSEPSSASSPPPPPSPPPAESPQRPNTLNIKTLPRPTIRENGGPPAGVDDDEEERKMLEEDLKKCIDDFKKIRMPRVFPDRKRHWQNDLLRKYNA